Genomic segment of Vibrio azureus:
AAAAATCAAGTGGGGATTGTAATTGTTTCAGGTATCACTACAATTCCAAAGAAAACGAACCACGAAACCTGTCTATGCCGAAACTTCATTTAAACAGCGCAATGCACCGCACAGATCTGACTGAAATTGAAACCAGCGAAAAAATCCAATCGGCATTAGAACCGAAGTTCCACAAACCCAATGTAAAGCTTTGTTTAAGTCCGAGCTTAACCGAAAAAAATATCGAACGACGTTGGAAAGTTTTGGAATCATACACCGATAAAACACTATTATTGGATGATTTCACTCGGTCCCATTTTGAGCAATATTCGCATAATATTGAACACTTTATTGGTACAGTCAATTTACCAGTCGGCGTTGCAGGTCCACTTCGTGTTAATGGGCTTTATGCCAATACCGACTATTTGGTGCCATTAGCCACCACCGAAGCTGCTTTGGTTGCTTCATACAATAGAGGTGCAAATTTAATCACAGCGGCAGGAGGAGCAAGCACACTCGTCATTAGTGAAGGGGTAAGCCGTACTCCTGTATTTGCATTTCAATCTCTTGCAGAAGCCGCTCAATTTGTCAGCTGGGTAGTAACACAATATGACATTTTCCGTAAAGAAGCTGAGTCCACTACTACGCACGGAAAGCTGAAAGACATTAATGTCCACATCGAAGGTAATCACGTCTACTTAGTGTTTGAATATGTCACTGGTGATGCTTCCGGACAAAACATGGTTACAATTGCAACGCATAATGTCTTCCATTACATCCTCAATCATAGTCCTGTTACCCCCATCGAAGCCTTCTTGGATGGTAATTTATCCGGTGACAAAAAAGCCAATAGCCACACATTACGCTCTGTCCGTGGTAAAAAAGTTTCAGCTGAAATCACCATCCCTACAGAGTTAGTGCAAAAGTACCTACATACTACCCCTGAAAGTATGGTCAAGTTCGGTAAAATGACCATGGTTGGAGGTCTTTTAAGCGGTTCAATTGGCATCAATGCTCACTATGCGAACGCATTAACCGCCCTTTACATAGCATGCGGACAAGACGCTGCCTGTGTCGCG
This window contains:
- a CDS encoding hydroxymethylglutaryl-CoA reductase, with product MPKLHLNSAMHRTDLTEIETSEKIQSALEPKFHKPNVKLCLSPSLTEKNIERRWKVLESYTDKTLLLDDFTRSHFEQYSHNIEHFIGTVNLPVGVAGPLRVNGLYANTDYLVPLATTEAALVASYNRGANLITAAGGASTLVISEGVSRTPVFAFQSLAEAAQFVSWVVTQYDIFRKEAESTTTHGKLKDINVHIEGNHVYLVFEYVTGDASGQNMVTIATHNVFHYILNHSPVTPIEAFLDGNLSGDKKANSHTLRSVRGKKVSAEITIPTELVQKYLHTTPESMVKFGKMTMVGGLLSGSIGINAHYANALTALYIACGQDAACVAESAVGITRMDVNAEGNLYASVTLPNIMVGTVGGGTGLPTQKACLDILGLHGNGKAKALAEVAAALCLAGELSIVGAFCADHFSRAHHKLARK